A DNA window from Carnobacterium funditum DSM 5970 contains the following coding sequences:
- the cas2 gene encoding CRISPR-associated endonuclease Cas2, with translation MRVLVMFDLPVVTKRERRTATKFRKYLLNEGYVMLQYSIYYRICNGYDMAKKFSYQIENHVPEKGSVRMLTLTEKQFSEMRLLVGDPLPNEEKVKSDNLTVF, from the coding sequence ATGAGAGTATTAGTTATGTTTGATTTACCAGTAGTAACAAAAAGAGAACGAAGAACTGCGACAAAATTTCGGAAATATCTTTTAAATGAAGGCTATGTTATGTTGCAATATTCAATTTATTATCGAATCTGTAACGGATATGATATGGCAAAGAAATTTAGTTATCAAATAGAAAATCATGTCCCAGAAAAAGGTTCTGTACGCATGTTAACCTTGACAGAAAAACAATTTAGTGAAATGAGATTACTTGTAGGGGACCCTTTACCCAATGAGGAGAAGGTGAAATCCGATAATTTGACCGTTTTTTAG
- the mnmH gene encoding tRNA 2-selenouridine(34) synthase MnmH gives MKPTITYEEIVAENKSHRVGFVDVRSPKEHEFSTIPGAVNIPVLDNETRATVGTLYVKGQVEEAKQYGIEWAASQLASTYTRYQELLNQYDEIVIFCSRGGMRSNSIFSLLKALGLPVSRLSGGYKAYRHYINERLETELTKATFVTLYGLSGSGKTEILKELSKKGAKVLDLEGCANHRGSMLGSIGLSEPHSQKAFESLLFEASQEWQEGEVVFTEGESKRIGNVVIPSSLFSAIKEGKEIYIEAPLDLRVAQIHRDYVKEDNQEELSDSLGALKAFVKEERVNQFQEQVMNGEVDLVIESLLVSYYDPRYNHHKTQRDLTLVSYDAKETAENILEWQKESEKIEK, from the coding sequence ATGAAACCAACAATAACGTATGAAGAAATAGTAGCAGAAAATAAAAGCCACAGAGTTGGCTTTGTAGATGTTCGCAGTCCCAAAGAACACGAATTTTCTACGATTCCTGGGGCAGTTAATATTCCTGTTCTAGACAATGAGACACGTGCGACAGTAGGCACCTTATATGTAAAAGGGCAAGTAGAAGAAGCCAAACAATATGGTATAGAGTGGGCTGCTAGTCAACTTGCTAGTACGTATACTCGTTACCAAGAATTATTGAACCAATACGATGAAATAGTTATTTTTTGTAGTAGAGGCGGAATGCGTTCCAATTCTATCTTTTCCTTATTGAAAGCATTAGGACTACCAGTAAGCAGATTGAGTGGAGGGTATAAAGCCTATCGTCACTATATCAATGAGCGTTTAGAAACAGAATTAACGAAGGCAACATTTGTGACTCTTTATGGGCTTTCGGGTAGCGGAAAAACGGAAATTTTAAAAGAACTATCAAAAAAAGGGGCAAAAGTATTAGATTTGGAAGGTTGCGCTAATCATAGAGGGTCTATGTTAGGAAGTATCGGCTTGTCTGAACCACATTCTCAAAAAGCATTTGAAAGTCTCCTTTTTGAAGCTAGTCAAGAATGGCAAGAGGGAGAAGTTGTTTTTACTGAAGGTGAAAGCAAACGGATTGGAAATGTTGTCATCCCTTCAAGTCTATTTTCTGCCATTAAAGAAGGAAAAGAAATTTATATAGAAGCGCCACTAGATTTGCGTGTCGCTCAGATTCATCGTGACTATGTAAAAGAAGACAACCAAGAAGAACTATCCGATTCCTTGGGTGCTTTAAAAGCATTTGTAAAAGAAGAGCGAGTCAATCAATTTCAAGAACAAGTGATGAATGGTGAAGTAGATTTAGTTATTGAAAGTCTACTTGTTTCTTATTATGATCCTCGTTACAATCACCATAAGACACAACGGGACCTAACACTTGTTAGTTATGACGCTAAAGAAACGGCAGAAAACATACTAGAATGGCAAAAAGAAAGCGAGAAAATTGAAAAATGA
- the cas1 gene encoding type II CRISPR-associated endonuclease Cas1, which produces MAFRNIYIENPARLSIKDKQLVVSQSKDYTIPVSDIQSLVIDNLQTILTAPALSFLAENQVAVFICDQRHMPSAVLTPLGNYSRKLQALNYQLSTTKRFKDRIWQKIIKQKIANQATCLKMNDKLKVPELEQLSKQVIEGDRTYCESAAARLYFINLYGEGFSRRVDNVQNAAMNYGYAIIRGVIARDICSYGYEPSLGVFHSNELNAFNLADDLIEPYRPYVDLWVSKNISEDERYFLPKHRRSLVSLLFTEVEIDDEYHSLTNAIRKTVSSFSSCCRVNSTKFLKLPKLIILKQHEYE; this is translated from the coding sequence ATGGCATTTCGAAATATTTATATAGAAAATCCTGCTAGGCTAAGTATAAAAGATAAACAATTGGTTGTCAGTCAAAGTAAGGACTATACAATACCAGTTTCAGATATTCAGAGTTTAGTCATTGATAATCTGCAAACAATTCTAACTGCTCCAGCTTTATCTTTTCTAGCTGAAAATCAAGTAGCTGTATTTATCTGTGATCAAAGACATATGCCTAGTGCTGTTCTTACACCGCTAGGGAATTATTCCAGAAAATTGCAAGCCTTAAATTACCAGTTGAGTACTACGAAACGATTTAAAGATAGGATTTGGCAAAAAATTATAAAACAAAAGATTGCCAATCAAGCTACTTGCTTAAAAATGAATGATAAACTAAAAGTACCAGAACTTGAACAGTTATCTAAACAAGTAATTGAGGGTGATCGTACCTATTGTGAGTCTGCTGCAGCTAGGCTTTATTTTATTAATTTGTATGGTGAAGGGTTTAGCCGAAGAGTAGATAATGTACAAAATGCGGCTATGAACTATGGCTATGCAATAATTAGAGGTGTAATAGCAAGAGATATCTGTTCATATGGTTATGAACCTTCATTAGGAGTTTTTCATAGCAATGAACTAAATGCATTTAATCTTGCAGATGATCTTATTGAACCTTATCGTCCTTATGTAGATTTATGGGTATCTAAAAATATTTCAGAAGATGAGCGTTATTTCTTACCTAAACATCGAAGATCGTTAGTGTCGTTACTTTTTACAGAAGTAGAAATAGACGACGAATATCATTCATTGACAAACGCTATTCGGAAAACAGTTTCTTCGTTCTCAAGCTGTTGCCGAGTAAACTCTACAAAGTTTTTGAAATTACCAAAACTAATAATATTGAAACAACATGAGTATGAGTAG
- the selD gene encoding selenide, water dikinase SelD — MKTQWMDGLFICGGCNAKIGPGDLNGILAALPKQTDENLLVGFDSADDAAVYQLSEDLAMIQTMDFFPAMVSDPRLFGQIAAANAMSDVFAMGGEVMTAMNIVCWPEEQPLEILSEILAGGQEKVQEAGGILVGGHSIHDSLPKYGLSVSGKVHPEKIYRNDTCEEEDCLILTKPLGTGIVTTAYSAGEMGEEEFQAAAISMTTLNIYASTIFKKYTVHSCTDVTGFGLLGHLNEMLTDRFSCVLESSAIPILKGAYKGAQEFLVTAGGQRNRNALSSQVKFEFDDYALEEVLFDPQTSGGLLVSVPKAVANELLHELQTKGITSEIIGVVTKRSEYKMTVY; from the coding sequence ATGAAAACGCAATGGATGGATGGTTTATTTATATGCGGTGGCTGTAATGCAAAAATCGGTCCCGGAGATTTAAATGGAATTTTAGCGGCGTTGCCTAAGCAAACAGATGAAAATTTATTGGTAGGTTTTGATTCTGCAGATGATGCAGCGGTTTATCAACTTAGTGAAGACTTAGCGATGATTCAAACGATGGATTTTTTCCCAGCTATGGTCAGTGATCCACGACTGTTCGGTCAAATCGCAGCAGCCAATGCGATGAGTGATGTCTTTGCAATGGGTGGAGAAGTGATGACAGCGATGAATATCGTATGTTGGCCAGAAGAGCAACCGTTAGAAATATTATCTGAAATTCTGGCTGGTGGACAAGAGAAAGTCCAAGAAGCTGGTGGTATTCTAGTCGGAGGACATTCTATTCACGATTCTTTACCAAAGTATGGCTTATCTGTCTCAGGGAAAGTACATCCTGAAAAAATTTACAGAAATGATACGTGTGAAGAAGAGGATTGCTTGATACTGACAAAACCTCTAGGAACAGGTATTGTTACAACTGCTTATAGTGCTGGTGAAATGGGAGAGGAAGAGTTTCAAGCAGCGGCGATATCTATGACCACATTAAATATCTATGCGTCTACTATTTTTAAAAAGTATACGGTACATAGTTGTACAGATGTAACCGGATTTGGCCTACTGGGACATCTGAATGAGATGTTAACGGATCGTTTCAGCTGTGTGTTAGAAAGCTCAGCGATTCCTATTTTAAAAGGAGCCTATAAAGGCGCACAAGAATTTCTTGTGACAGCTGGTGGACAAAGAAATCGAAACGCATTAAGCTCTCAGGTAAAGTTTGAGTTTGACGATTACGCTTTAGAAGAAGTGCTCTTCGATCCTCAAACTTCTGGGGGCTTATTAGTCAGCGTGCCAAAAGCAGTAGCCAATGAATTGTTGCATGAATTACAAACTAAAGGGATAACAAGTGAGATAATTGGAGTCGTCACAAAACGCTCTGAATATAAAATGACAGTCTATTAA
- a CDS encoding DUF2254 domain-containing protein, giving the protein MKIKQGIENIKKSIWLYPVAYSILALLLASVVILLDNGYLFDMRPYLPEFLLTSASLAKAVLGVISSAFITITTFTFSTTMVVLSIYMSEFSPRVVENFLSDERTMKSFGIFVSGFIYSITCMLFIREEILTKPILAGTIGVIYIIFGLFNFILFINSVGKYIQASNLINRLYNHAQEVIASYKKEISQYEFVSTVGVELQEPGYPINVMEKGYIQQIDYEQLFEVAKKHNVVIRLNRMIGEFVTNEATMGELLSDSSNADSKIVIEEIHEFMLVGMRRTEDQDFNFSIQKIVEVALRSLSAGINDPNTAIFCINSLSLLVGEFCTLEEGYIVMCEKDIEGKVYRETYNLDRMLRDTFLQIIHYGQGDVHVMLAVLKAYHHMTSEAEGENKKVIKKQAKYLFDRLLKKYDDTMERQMITEAYEAIQTLEVRSSNL; this is encoded by the coding sequence ATGAAGATAAAACAAGGAATTGAAAATATAAAAAAAAGCATTTGGCTGTACCCAGTCGCTTATAGCATACTAGCTTTATTGCTAGCGAGTGTCGTGATTTTGTTAGACAATGGTTATCTATTTGATATGCGACCTTATTTACCAGAGTTTTTATTAACTAGTGCTAGTCTTGCAAAAGCTGTTTTAGGTGTTATTTCAAGTGCCTTTATTACGATTACAACCTTTACCTTTTCTACAACAATGGTTGTATTGAGTATCTACATGAGTGAATTTTCACCTCGTGTGGTAGAAAACTTTTTGTCTGATGAGCGGACTATGAAATCATTTGGTATTTTCGTTAGTGGATTTATTTATAGTATTACTTGTATGCTTTTTATACGAGAAGAAATTTTAACAAAACCCATTCTTGCAGGCACAATCGGAGTTATTTATATTATTTTTGGCTTATTTAATTTTATTTTATTTATTAATAGTGTTGGGAAATATATTCAGGCTAGTAATTTAATTAATCGGCTATATAATCATGCTCAAGAGGTAATTGCTTCTTATAAAAAAGAAATTAGTCAATATGAGTTTGTTTCAACGGTAGGGGTGGAACTTCAAGAGCCGGGCTACCCTATTAATGTGATGGAAAAAGGTTATATCCAACAAATTGATTATGAGCAATTATTTGAAGTTGCAAAAAAACACAATGTAGTTATTAGACTCAATAGAATGATTGGTGAGTTTGTAACAAATGAAGCAACGATGGGTGAATTATTGTCTGATTCATCTAATGCTGATTCTAAGATAGTCATTGAAGAAATTCATGAGTTTATGTTAGTGGGAATGAGACGAACGGAAGACCAAGATTTTAATTTTTCTATACAAAAAATTGTTGAAGTAGCCTTGAGATCATTGTCAGCAGGCATAAATGATCCGAACACAGCGATTTTCTGTATTAATAGTCTGAGCCTGTTGGTAGGGGAGTTTTGTACGTTAGAAGAAGGGTATATTGTGATGTGCGAGAAAGACATAGAAGGAAAAGTATATCGAGAAACCTATAACTTGGATAGAATGTTACGCGATACTTTTCTTCAAATCATTCACTATGGTCAAGGAGACGTGCACGTCATGCTAGCAGTATTAAAAGCATACCATCATATGACAAGTGAAGCAGAGGGTGAGAATAAAAAGGTGATTAAAAAACAAGCGAAGTACCTTTTTGATCGTCTGCTTAAAAAATACGATGATACGATGGAAAGACAAATGATAACAGAGGCTTACGAAGCAATTCAAACATTAGAAGTTCGTTCTTCAAATCTATGA
- the yedF gene encoding sulfurtransferase-like selenium metabolism protein YedF, whose amino-acid sequence MQEINALGNACPMPVILTKRAMKEFPNEDLTILVDNEIATQNLTKMADQLGFKTTVEKKGVSYYIVQLTKETTDVNLASQAAEQEPAFSKKENGAQKQPYIVSIHSETIGDGSEELGSTLMKSFFFSLSEQEQLPKKILFYNGGAKLTAEGSPVLQDLQAMASDGVEILTCGICVEFFNFEDKLMVGEATNMYRIVELQSRYKTVSP is encoded by the coding sequence ATGCAAGAAATAAACGCACTAGGAAACGCTTGTCCAATGCCAGTTATTTTAACAAAAAGAGCTATGAAAGAATTTCCCAATGAAGATTTGACAATCTTAGTAGACAATGAGATTGCTACTCAAAATCTCACTAAAATGGCAGATCAATTGGGATTTAAAACAACAGTAGAAAAAAAAGGTGTTTCTTATTATATTGTTCAGTTAACCAAAGAAACAACGGATGTCAACTTGGCTAGTCAAGCTGCGGAACAAGAGCCAGCCTTTTCAAAAAAAGAGAATGGAGCTCAAAAACAACCTTATATCGTTAGTATTCATTCTGAAACCATTGGCGATGGATCCGAAGAATTAGGTTCAACTTTAATGAAAAGCTTTTTCTTTTCTTTATCAGAACAAGAACAATTACCTAAAAAAATTCTCTTTTATAATGGCGGAGCTAAATTGACAGCAGAAGGGTCTCCTGTTTTGCAAGATTTGCAAGCAATGGCTAGTGATGGCGTAGAAATATTAACATGTGGTATTTGTGTAGAATTCTTTAATTTTGAAGACAAGCTTATGGTAGGAGAAGCTACTAATATGTACCGCATTGTTGAATTGCAAAGCCGCTATAAAACGGTCTCTCCATGA
- a CDS encoding DUF3343 domain-containing protein, whose product MINRKHYGIVVFPSSSAASQAEIKIGENGWHCRLIPIPEQISAGCGLVLQLSIEDLKEIEAFITKETVIYDEIYEVMVSKERKKTILPWQQQG is encoded by the coding sequence ATGATCAATCGCAAACATTACGGGATCGTTGTATTCCCGAGTTCATCAGCTGCCTCACAAGCTGAAATTAAAATCGGTGAAAATGGCTGGCATTGTCGTTTGATTCCTATTCCCGAACAAATTTCAGCAGGTTGCGGTTTGGTATTGCAACTTTCGATAGAGGATTTAAAAGAAATTGAAGCATTTATCACGAAAGAAACGGTTATTTATGATGAAATCTATGAAGTGATGGTTTCAAAAGAACGCAAAAAAACTATTTTGCCTTGGCAACAACAAGGATAA
- a CDS encoding YdhK family protein — MKKKKIIGGAITLSSLALLVACAPQDSGNQESVDTNAQSSIQVSESSDVYQTMNESDSMKEMEQDDSGEILKGLQKAENPTYVMGDTVILQTDHMEGMKGATGTIVGAYDTVVYEVTYEPTNGDSLVENHKWVLKEEIPEARSQEEPLNEGTEVTLEASHMEGMEGATATINSAEETTVYMLDYQPTDGGETVKNHKWVTEDELSKK, encoded by the coding sequence ATGAAAAAGAAGAAAATTATCGGAGGAGCGATAACCTTGTCCTCATTAGCTTTGCTGGTTGCTTGCGCACCTCAAGATAGTGGCAACCAAGAATCTGTTGATACAAATGCACAATCTAGTATTCAAGTTTCTGAAAGTAGCGACGTGTATCAAACAATGAATGAATCGGATAGCATGAAGGAAATGGAACAGGACGACTCTGGAGAAATACTCAAAGGCTTGCAAAAGGCTGAAAATCCAACTTATGTAATGGGAGATACTGTGATTCTTCAAACTGACCATATGGAAGGCATGAAGGGAGCTACCGGAACTATTGTGGGTGCTTATGATACAGTTGTTTATGAAGTGACTTATGAACCAACGAATGGGGACTCTTTAGTAGAAAATCATAAGTGGGTCTTAAAAGAAGAAATTCCAGAAGCGCGCAGTCAAGAAGAACCTTTAAATGAAGGAACAGAAGTAACATTAGAAGCAAGCCATATGGAAGGCATGGAAGGAGCAACTGCGACTATAAATTCTGCTGAAGAAACAACAGTTTATATGCTAGACTATCAACCAACAGATGGTGGGGAAACAGTCAAAAATCATAAATGGGTTACAGAAGATGAATTATCAAAAAAATAG
- a CDS encoding 6-phospho-beta-glucosidase codes for MALRKDFLWGGATAANQCEGGYNKGGRGLANVDVIPIGKDRFSIITGKQKMVGFEDNYFYPAKEAINMYEHYKEDIALFSEMGFKVYRLSIAWSRIFPLGDETEPNEEGLQFYENLFKECHKYGIEPLVTITHFDCPMYLVEKYGAWRSREMVGFYENLCNVIFRRYKGLVKHWLTFNEINVILHAPFLKAGLYFEKGDNEEQIKYQATHHELVASAIATRIAHEVDSENQVGCMLAAGDHYPYSCKPEDVFAAQEADRESYFFGDVQSRGEYPAYVLKKLAREGIKIQMEEEDLALLKENTVDFISFSYYSSRVVSTDPEINETTEGNRVTSVKNPYLKASEWGWQIDPLGLRITMNSLYDRYQKPLFIVENGLGATDEPDENGYVIDDYRIAYLAAHLKAMKDAVELDGVDLMGYTSWGCIDLVSAGTGEMKKRYGYIYVDRDNEGNGTLARSKKKSFDWYKKVIASNGEDLSF; via the coding sequence ATGGCACTTAGAAAAGATTTTTTATGGGGCGGCGCTACAGCAGCTAATCAATGTGAAGGCGGTTACAACAAAGGCGGACGTGGGTTGGCAAACGTAGATGTTATCCCTATTGGAAAAGACCGTTTTTCTATCATAACAGGTAAACAAAAAATGGTTGGTTTTGAAGATAACTACTTTTATCCAGCCAAAGAAGCTATTAACATGTATGAACACTACAAAGAAGATATTGCTTTATTTTCAGAGATGGGATTCAAAGTCTATCGTTTGTCGATTGCGTGGAGTCGTATTTTCCCATTAGGAGACGAAACAGAACCTAATGAAGAAGGCTTGCAATTCTATGAAAATTTGTTTAAAGAATGCCATAAATACGGCATTGAACCGTTGGTGACTATCACTCATTTTGACTGCCCGATGTATTTGGTTGAGAAATATGGCGCTTGGCGTAGCCGTGAAATGGTTGGCTTTTATGAAAATCTTTGCAACGTTATTTTCCGTCGGTATAAAGGGCTCGTAAAACATTGGTTAACGTTTAATGAAATAAATGTCATTTTACATGCGCCATTTTTGAAAGCAGGATTGTATTTTGAAAAAGGCGACAATGAAGAGCAAATCAAATACCAAGCGACTCACCATGAACTAGTAGCGAGTGCCATTGCTACTCGCATCGCTCATGAAGTAGATTCAGAAAACCAAGTAGGTTGTATGTTAGCTGCAGGGGATCACTATCCTTACTCTTGTAAACCAGAAGATGTTTTCGCAGCACAAGAAGCTGATCGTGAGAGTTACTTTTTTGGTGATGTTCAATCACGAGGCGAATACCCAGCTTATGTGTTGAAAAAATTAGCACGTGAGGGTATCAAAATTCAGATGGAAGAAGAAGATTTAGCGTTGTTGAAAGAAAATACGGTCGATTTTATTTCTTTTTCGTATTACTCTTCACGGGTAGTTTCGACCGATCCCGAAATAAACGAAACAACAGAAGGGAATAGGGTTACTTCTGTGAAAAACCCTTATTTAAAAGCAAGTGAGTGGGGCTGGCAAATCGATCCATTAGGTTTAAGAATCACAATGAATTCATTGTATGACCGGTATCAAAAACCACTCTTCATTGTTGAAAACGGCTTGGGGGCTACTGATGAACCAGATGAGAATGGTTATGTGATTGATGACTACCGCATCGCGTATTTAGCAGCTCACCTAAAAGCAATGAAGGATGCTGTTGAACTAGACGGTGTAGATTTGATGGGGTATACCAGTTGGGGTTGTATTGATTTAGTCAGTGCGGGTACAGGTGAAATGAAAAAACGTTATGGCTATATTTACGTTGATCGCGACAATGAAGGAAATGGAACACTAGCTCGTTCTAAGAAAAAATCATTTGATTGGTATAAGAAAGTCATTGCAAGTAATGGGGAAGATTTGTCTTTTTAA
- a CDS encoding heavy-metal-associated domain-containing protein, with the protein MSKAVYQLEPLTCPSCIKKIESTLSKTAGVESAKVMFNSSKVKTESMNQRCAGYCNSRYWFSHG; encoded by the coding sequence ATGAGTAAAGCCGTATATCAATTAGAACCATTAACTTGTCCGTCTTGTATCAAAAAAATCGAATCAACTTTAAGTAAAACAGCAGGGGTTGAATCAGCGAAGGTAATGTTTAATTCTAGTAAAGTGAAAACAGAATCGATGAATCAACGATGCGCCGGCTATTGCAACAGCAGATATTGGTTTAGCCATGGGTGA
- a CDS encoding tetratricopeptide repeat protein, which yields MKDTEIIVPQLEKFLVEHGDDFENEDEAIQAFIKQYNQQIKDPSLFEELSDKDRANSELEEIAYAQNDKEYKAIIRKVLKLDPDNLDARYYKLQLDVEKDTYLKDFKKLVDFGWELMQKEQLDNAESLGHYWLITKTRPFMRVKQAYADALLQFSRLTLAEEQYKELLQLNEGDNQGVRYNLMSVYYRLEKTVEAQELSEKYKYDQNSPLFLIPLILLSLKIGDEKTAKRYYNLLQKEHPYTSEIFKKKELDVEKALTMLESESYSPDSGEDIYLAIAMNIDVFMTAPTDLYYSWFKKNLKKSLPKK from the coding sequence ATGAAAGACACAGAGATTATTGTGCCACAATTAGAAAAGTTTCTAGTAGAACATGGCGATGATTTTGAAAATGAGGATGAGGCAATTCAGGCCTTTATAAAGCAATACAACCAACAAATCAAAGACCCTTCTTTATTTGAAGAATTGTCAGACAAAGATCGAGCCAATAGTGAGCTTGAAGAGATAGCCTATGCCCAAAATGATAAAGAGTACAAAGCAATTATAAGAAAAGTATTGAAATTAGATCCAGATAACTTGGATGCTCGTTATTATAAGTTGCAGTTAGATGTAGAAAAAGATACCTATTTAAAAGACTTTAAAAAATTAGTCGATTTTGGTTGGGAGCTGATGCAAAAGGAACAATTGGATAATGCTGAATCGCTGGGCCATTATTGGTTGATTACAAAAACTCGTCCTTTTATGCGGGTTAAACAGGCTTATGCGGATGCTTTACTCCAATTTAGTCGACTCACTTTAGCAGAAGAACAGTATAAAGAGTTGCTTCAATTGAACGAAGGAGATAATCAAGGTGTCCGATACAATTTAATGAGTGTATACTATCGATTGGAAAAGACCGTTGAAGCCCAAGAACTGAGTGAAAAGTACAAATATGATCAGAATTCTCCTTTATTTTTGATTCCATTAATTTTGTTGAGTTTGAAAATTGGGGATGAAAAGACGGCAAAACGTTATTACAATCTGCTACAAAAAGAACATCCTTATACTTCTGAGATTTTTAAAAAGAAAGAACTAGATGTAGAAAAAGCATTAACAATGTTGGAGTCTGAATCTTATTCGCCAGATAGTGGAGAGGATATTTATCTTGCTATAGCTATGAATATCGATGTGTTTATGACCGCTCCAACAGATTTGTATTATTCTTGGTTTAAAAAGAATTTGAAAAAGAGCCTACCTAAAAAATAA
- a CDS encoding aminotransferase class V-fold PLP-dependent enzyme, with the protein MYYFDNSATTLIKPPQVAEAVYHAIQNQTIGNPARGSHAPALQALRQVEQTRMKIARLFKVQDASQISFTSNATFAFNLLLKSLLKATDAVITTKNEHNSVLRPLYQLEKEGMQLDFLALDEMGRVRLDQLESLLKENTKAIIINHMSNVTGQMINLKKVGVFCQKHRILLIVDAAQSAGVVPIDMVEMHIDALCFTGHKSLYGPQGTGGIVLNHSNLNLETVFSGGSGSHSYDKEMPQQMPGFFEPGTLNVHGLAGLEAGLDYVAQQSVESIQKKLQELTLFFLEKVSSVPEIQVYGCNLQQIKKNPQEHGAIVSLNLVGWSSGDLADILYEDYDICVRSGAHCAPLVHQHFQTVDRGMVRFSFSSFNTNEEINAAIQALTELALEN; encoded by the coding sequence ATGTATTATTTTGATAATAGTGCAACTACACTGATTAAGCCGCCTCAAGTAGCCGAGGCAGTGTACCACGCTATCCAAAACCAAACGATTGGAAATCCTGCTCGCGGCAGTCATGCACCGGCACTTCAAGCATTACGTCAAGTCGAGCAAACGCGCATGAAAATTGCCCGATTATTTAAGGTACAAGATGCTAGCCAAATAAGTTTCACCTCAAATGCTACGTTTGCTTTTAATTTGCTCTTAAAGAGTCTATTAAAAGCAACAGATGCAGTGATTACAACAAAAAATGAACACAATTCGGTACTAAGACCACTCTATCAATTAGAAAAAGAAGGCATGCAGCTAGATTTTCTTGCATTAGATGAGATGGGACGGGTACGATTGGACCAATTAGAAAGCTTGTTAAAAGAAAATACCAAAGCCATCATCATCAATCATATGTCGAATGTCACTGGTCAAATGATCAACTTAAAAAAGGTTGGAGTATTTTGTCAAAAGCATAGAATTTTACTGATTGTGGATGCTGCACAAAGTGCCGGTGTAGTTCCCATTGATATGGTTGAGATGCATATCGATGCGTTGTGTTTTACGGGTCATAAAAGTCTTTATGGTCCTCAAGGAACAGGTGGGATTGTTTTAAATCATTCTAACCTTAACTTGGAAACGGTATTCAGTGGAGGAAGCGGAAGCCATTCTTATGACAAAGAAATGCCACAACAGATGCCTGGTTTTTTTGAACCAGGAACCTTGAATGTGCATGGTTTGGCAGGATTGGAAGCGGGTTTGGATTATGTAGCACAGCAATCTGTAGAATCGATTCAAAAAAAATTACAAGAATTGACGTTGTTTTTTCTTGAAAAAGTATCTTCTGTTCCTGAGATTCAAGTTTATGGTTGTAATTTACAGCAAATTAAAAAAAATCCACAAGAACATGGCGCAATTGTTAGTTTGAATTTAGTTGGCTGGAGTTCAGGAGACTTAGCTGATATTTTGTACGAAGACTACGATATATGCGTGCGTTCAGGCGCGCATTGTGCTCCTCTTGTACACCAGCATTTCCAAACAGTCGATAGAGGCATGGTTCGTTTCAGTTTTTCTAGTTTTAATACAAATGAAGAAATAAATGCAGCTATTCAAGCATTGACAGAGTTGGCTTTAGAAAATTAA
- a CDS encoding DUF4256 domain-containing protein: MTKRNEKEVAFERREELINRLKTRFDKNSRRHEHFEWEKIEMKLNEDGGKLWSLNEMEKTGGEPDVIGYDDKENIYIFCDCSQESPKGRRSICYDFEGLESRKKNKPEQNAVGMAAEMGIELLTPEQYKELQKVGVFDTKTSSWVKTPVDIRKLGGALFCDYRFGQVFLYHNGAESYYAVRGFRGLLRV; this comes from the coding sequence ATGACAAAGAGAAATGAAAAAGAAGTGGCTTTTGAGCGAAGAGAGGAACTCATCAACAGACTAAAAACTCGCTTTGATAAAAATAGTAGGCGTCATGAACACTTTGAATGGGAAAAAATAGAAATGAAATTAAATGAAGATGGTGGAAAACTGTGGTCGCTTAATGAGATGGAAAAAACGGGCGGAGAACCAGATGTCATTGGTTATGATGATAAGGAAAATATCTATATCTTTTGTGATTGTTCACAAGAAAGTCCTAAAGGCCGTAGATCAATTTGCTATGACTTTGAAGGATTAGAATCGAGAAAAAAGAATAAGCCAGAACAAAATGCGGTTGGTATGGCAGCGGAAATGGGCATAGAACTGTTAACCCCAGAACAATACAAAGAACTACAAAAAGTGGGCGTTTTTGATACGAAAACATCAAGTTGGGTGAAAACGCCCGTTGATATTAGAAAACTCGGAGGGGCTCTTTTTTGTGATTACCGATTCGGACAGGTTTTTTTATACCATAATGGAGCAGAATCTTATTATGCGGTGCGAGGATTTCGTGGTTTATTGAGAGTATAG